Proteins encoded by one window of Flavobacterium sp. N502540:
- a CDS encoding PD-(D/E)XK nuclease family protein, whose protein sequence is MKYQPNIFDYATSELTQDAFIIWLLHWANPIYKTENKPLHELGTSFLQSLLAFKNIIIGDISELDIKPQYHKIDIFLKFKMNNCTYGVIIEDKVHTNNRKNQLEVYKNKIIDLKICDTLVLIYFKTGYQVDLSQIKDNGYHYYSIKDFLKIIAQEKITQINNDVLSQYYDYLLKREIDYDMAHIEANNYLTKPVRYWTWWTTSRFFHEYKKRFDGNWGEVPNNREALLAFWFGGKKLTSIDERIGIYMDITFKHNKLHVNYRLSLKDEVEINIQIRNDIYNNFTLILQKNGVETRKPKYSKAKESMLLAEITNIDDELNHIEFAKKIDFYQSVLNEYVDSINPILI, encoded by the coding sequence ATGAAATATCAACCTAATATTTTCGATTACGCAACAAGCGAATTAACTCAAGACGCCTTCATTATATGGTTACTGCATTGGGCAAATCCAATTTACAAAACAGAAAACAAACCATTACATGAGTTAGGCACATCATTTTTACAATCTTTACTTGCTTTTAAGAACATCATAATTGGAGATATTTCTGAACTAGATATCAAACCACAATATCATAAAATAGATATATTTCTCAAATTTAAAATGAATAATTGCACTTATGGTGTTATCATAGAAGATAAAGTACACACAAATAATCGCAAAAACCAATTAGAAGTTTATAAGAACAAAATTATAGACTTAAAAATTTGTGATACTTTGGTTCTAATTTATTTCAAAACAGGGTATCAAGTTGATTTATCCCAAATCAAAGACAATGGTTACCATTATTATTCCATAAAAGATTTTTTGAAGATTATAGCTCAGGAAAAAATTACTCAAATAAACAATGATGTCCTATCGCAATATTATGACTATTTGTTAAAAAGAGAAATTGATTATGATATGGCACATATTGAAGCTAATAATTATTTAACAAAACCAGTAAGGTATTGGACCTGGTGGACTACCTCACGCTTTTTTCATGAATACAAAAAACGCTTTGATGGGAACTGGGGAGAGGTTCCTAATAATAGAGAAGCGTTACTAGCATTCTGGTTTGGAGGTAAAAAACTAACTTCAATTGATGAAAGAATAGGAATCTATATGGATATTACTTTTAAACATAACAAGCTTCACGTGAATTATAGGCTCTCTCTAAAAGACGAAGTAGAAATCAATATTCAAATCCGAAACGATATCTATAATAATTTTACTCTAATCCTACAAAAAAATGGAGTTGAAACACGCAAACCAAAATATTCTAAAGCAAAAGAATCAATGCTTTTAGCTGAAATTACAAACATAGACGATGAACTAAACCATATCGAGTTTGCAAAAAAAATTGATTTCTATCAAAGCGTACTTAACGAATATGTAGATAGTATAAACCCTATTTTGATTTAA
- a CDS encoding ATP-binding protein, giving the protein MKFLVISGAPQTGKTTSINKIAEWLTTGLTADINGKPFPSFLINTKGKYNDFSIVINRHGRKIIIHSATDDEHCMDDLLEKLKKHPDTEVVITSCRDIDKERTYFTTHIKPYATFFLESPLGKINRKNKDRSRASHKWYGDTLLLLHQHILSNNPYNL; this is encoded by the coding sequence ATGAAATTTTTAGTCATTTCAGGCGCACCGCAAACAGGTAAAACTACTTCCATAAATAAAATTGCCGAATGGCTTACCACTGGTCTTACAGCAGATATAAATGGAAAACCATTTCCTTCTTTTTTAATAAATACCAAAGGAAAATACAACGATTTTTCTATTGTCATTAATCGACATGGAAGAAAGATTATCATTCACTCCGCAACAGACGATGAGCATTGTATGGATGATCTACTAGAGAAACTGAAAAAACATCCCGATACAGAGGTGGTGATAACTTCTTGTAGAGATATCGATAAGGAAAGGACGTATTTTACCACTCATATAAAACCTTATGCTACTTTTTTTCTGGAGTCTCCTCTTGGCAAAATTAACCGAAAAAATAAGGACAGGTCTCGTGCTTCCCATAAATGGTACGGAGACACCTTATTACTCTTGCACCAACATATTCTATCAAATAATCCCTATAATTTATAG
- a CDS encoding DUF5655 domain-containing protein, with translation MNLYHSKNTNSLSVLKEKPFKLEKEIQTLFEANLFDLMGLEMVKSEFVIKGKRIDTLGYDPQSKAFVIIEYKRDKNISVVDQGFTYLSLMLENKADFVLTYNETLKKAIHSTSVDWSQTRVVFVSPGFTENQRLATNFKDIAIELWEVKHYENDLISINPIKKNKSAESIKPLTKQSTVIKSVTDEIKVYTEEDHLNGSSEEIIELYENFKNAILNLTNDIEIVPKKLYIAFKKNKNIADMVILKKGIKIFINLKKGELDDSKGLMKDVSEKGHWGNGDYEIIVSDTHNLEYIMSLVKQAIQ, from the coding sequence ATGAATCTTTATCACTCTAAAAACACCAATAGTCTTAGCGTATTAAAAGAAAAACCTTTTAAACTGGAAAAGGAAATTCAAACCTTGTTTGAGGCTAATCTTTTTGATTTGATGGGTTTAGAAATGGTCAAATCAGAATTTGTAATTAAAGGGAAGCGCATAGATACGTTAGGATATGACCCACAATCGAAAGCATTTGTTATTATTGAGTATAAAAGAGATAAAAATATAAGTGTCGTCGATCAGGGTTTTACTTATTTAAGTTTAATGCTCGAAAACAAGGCCGATTTTGTTTTAACTTATAACGAAACCTTAAAAAAAGCCATTCACAGTACTTCGGTAGATTGGTCGCAAACAAGAGTTGTTTTTGTGTCTCCCGGCTTTACCGAAAACCAGCGTTTGGCTACTAATTTTAAAGATATAGCCATCGAATTATGGGAAGTGAAACACTATGAGAATGATTTGATTAGCATTAATCCCATCAAAAAAAACAAATCGGCCGAAAGTATAAAACCTCTAACTAAACAAAGTACTGTTATTAAATCGGTAACCGATGAAATTAAAGTTTATACGGAAGAAGATCATTTAAACGGCTCATCGGAGGAAATCATTGAATTGTATGAAAATTTTAAAAATGCTATTTTAAACTTAACCAATGACATCGAAATTGTTCCTAAAAAGTTATACATCGCTTTTAAAAAGAATAAAAATATAGCGGATATGGTTATTCTAAAAAAAGGAATTAAAATTTTTATCAATCTGAAAAAGGGAGAACTAGACGATTCTAAAGGTTTGATGAAAGACGTTTCGGAAAAAGGCCATTGGGGGAACGGAGATTACGAGATTATCGTAAGTGATACTCATAACCTCGAGTACATTATGAGCTTAGTTAAACAGGCCATTCAGTAA
- a CDS encoding glycoside hydrolase family 20 protein, whose translation MRILKPVVIVFFLTLLSNAYSQKVNREKGIQIIPKPKQLVLKQGNFQFSATTKFVVSDDAQKEIATVLINKFGSAAGFRPEISNKIPKSNYVQFKVDATLKNEAYLLAVNKENITITAKGNAGFIYGLESIRQLLPESIESKSRIKPVKWEIPTLTITDEPRFQWRGLMLDLSCHFFDKNYILETIDRLAMLKMNVLHLHLVDDQGWRIEIKKYPKLTEVGAWRVDQENAPWNARQLTNPDEKGTYGGFLTQKELKEIVKYAATKNIEIIPEIEMPAHVSSAIAAYPELACFNQRIGVPSGGLWPITDIYCAGKETTFEFLQNVIEEVIEIFPSKYIHIGGDEATKTNWDKCPNCQKRMKDNGLKDAHELQSYFVKRMEQYINSKGKKIIGWDEILEGGLAPEATVMSWRGTVGGIEAAKQGHDVIMSPESPCYFNFYQGPQNEEPLAFDAFNPLSKVYAFDPVVDTMTPQEASHVLGGQANLWAEYITTPEASEYMIFPRLAALSEVLWSTKENRDWNNFTSRLPSLLQRYDYLGINYAKSAYLVTSSAVADLDKKVINVTLKNEFPNSDIRYVLGDKNTDDKAIKYTKPIAVKETTILKASLFQNNKPVGRIFTDTIVFHKAVGHKVNYVTPYNDSYKGDGPLGMVNTIRGSKNFHDGQWQAWLVKDMEIVIDLEKEQNIGKVSVGTLESQGAGIYFPIQVTILVSKDGTNYKEAGKILRPFAVNVNSELKDFKINFEKQEVRFVKVIATNLKKSPTGSSSWLFVDEIVVD comes from the coding sequence ATGAGAATACTAAAACCAGTTGTTATTGTGTTTTTTTTGACCCTTTTAAGCAATGCTTACAGTCAAAAAGTAAATAGAGAAAAAGGGATTCAAATCATTCCGAAACCAAAACAATTGGTTCTTAAACAAGGTAATTTTCAGTTTTCTGCAACGACTAAATTTGTGGTAAGTGATGACGCTCAAAAAGAAATCGCTACGGTTTTAATAAACAAATTCGGAAGTGCAGCAGGATTCCGCCCTGAAATTTCAAATAAGATTCCCAAAAGTAATTACGTTCAGTTTAAAGTCGATGCAACTTTAAAGAACGAAGCTTACTTGTTGGCGGTAAATAAAGAAAACATCACAATTACGGCAAAAGGGAATGCAGGTTTTATTTATGGTTTAGAAAGCATCCGACAATTACTACCCGAAAGTATTGAAAGTAAAAGCAGAATTAAACCGGTTAAATGGGAGATTCCAACTCTTACAATTACTGATGAACCCCGTTTTCAATGGCGAGGACTAATGCTGGACTTATCGTGTCATTTTTTTGATAAAAACTATATACTTGAGACTATCGACCGATTGGCAATGCTTAAAATGAACGTTTTGCATTTGCATTTGGTCGACGATCAGGGGTGGAGAATCGAAATTAAAAAATACCCAAAACTGACCGAAGTAGGTGCCTGGAGAGTCGATCAGGAAAATGCACCCTGGAACGCGAGACAGCTAACCAATCCGGACGAAAAAGGAACGTATGGCGGCTTTCTGACTCAGAAAGAGCTAAAGGAAATTGTAAAATATGCCGCCACAAAAAATATAGAAATCATTCCCGAAATCGAAATGCCGGCACACGTGAGTTCTGCCATTGCGGCTTATCCTGAACTGGCTTGTTTCAATCAGAGAATCGGAGTTCCGTCGGGTGGATTATGGCCTATTACGGATATTTATTGTGCCGGAAAAGAAACTACTTTTGAGTTTTTGCAAAATGTAATAGAGGAGGTTATTGAAATTTTCCCTTCGAAATACATTCACATTGGAGGTGATGAAGCTACCAAAACCAACTGGGATAAATGCCCGAATTGCCAGAAGCGAATGAAAGACAATGGATTGAAAGACGCTCACGAACTGCAAAGCTATTTTGTAAAAAGAATGGAGCAATACATCAATTCTAAAGGCAAAAAAATAATTGGCTGGGACGAAATACTCGAAGGCGGTTTAGCTCCCGAAGCTACAGTAATGAGCTGGAGGGGAACAGTAGGAGGGATCGAAGCCGCAAAGCAAGGTCATGACGTCATCATGTCGCCCGAATCACCTTGTTATTTTAATTTTTATCAGGGCCCTCAAAACGAAGAGCCTTTGGCTTTTGATGCCTTTAATCCGTTAAGCAAAGTCTACGCGTTTGACCCTGTTGTCGATACCATGACTCCACAAGAAGCCAGCCATGTTCTAGGCGGACAAGCCAATTTATGGGCAGAATATATCACCACTCCAGAAGCTTCAGAGTATATGATCTTTCCGCGATTGGCCGCTTTGTCTGAAGTGTTGTGGAGTACAAAAGAAAATCGCGATTGGAATAATTTTACGTCCAGATTACCTTCTTTGTTGCAACGCTACGATTATTTAGGGATCAATTACGCCAAAAGCGCTTATTTGGTTACTTCTTCGGCTGTGGCTGATTTAGACAAAAAGGTGATTAACGTTACGCTTAAAAATGAATTTCCAAATTCCGATATTCGTTATGTTTTAGGAGATAAAAACACAGACGATAAGGCCATAAAATATACAAAACCTATTGCAGTTAAGGAAACTACGATTCTAAAAGCGTCTCTATTTCAGAATAATAAACCGGTTGGAAGAATATTTACCGATACGATCGTATTTCATAAAGCAGTAGGGCATAAGGTCAATTATGTAACCCCTTATAATGACAGTTACAAAGGCGACGGACCTCTCGGAATGGTCAATACCATCAGAGGGTCTAAAAACTTTCATGACGGTCAATGGCAGGCATGGCTGGTCAAGGACATGGAAATTGTGATTGATCTTGAAAAAGAACAAAACATCGGAAAAGTGAGCGTTGGGACTTTAGAAAGTCAGGGCGCCGGAATTTATTTTCCAATACAAGTAACCATTTTAGTCTCTAAGGACGGAACTAATTACAAAGAAGCTGGAAAGATACTACGCCCATTTGCGGTGAATGTCAATTCGGAGTTGAAAGACTTTAAAATCAATTTTGAAAAACAAGAGGTTAGGTTTGTAAAAGTAATCGCTACGAATTTAAAAAAGAGCCCAACTGGTTCAAGTTCGTGGCTGTTTGTAGACGAAATTGTGGTGGATTAA
- a CDS encoding RNA methyltransferase yields the protein MNDNFTNEYFGIGIQNGKTPENLGVLWRSAQNLGATFIFTIGNRYAKQACDTHDAVKAIPYFHYDTFEAFLENLPKGARLVGVELNENASDLETYEHPRRCVYLLGAEDHGLSKKVMEKCHHLVKFKSVKSLNVAVAGTIIMYDRNLPKPRS from the coding sequence ATGAATGATAATTTTACAAACGAATATTTTGGCATAGGAATACAAAATGGTAAAACGCCTGAGAATTTGGGTGTACTGTGGCGATCCGCTCAAAATCTGGGAGCTACTTTTATATTTACTATTGGCAACCGATATGCCAAGCAAGCCTGTGATACCCACGATGCGGTAAAAGCAATTCCGTATTTTCATTACGATACCTTTGAAGCTTTTCTTGAGAATTTGCCTAAAGGAGCGCGCTTAGTGGGTGTTGAACTAAACGAAAATGCTTCCGACTTAGAGACTTACGAACATCCAAGACGCTGCGTTTATTTATTGGGTGCAGAAGATCATGGACTGTCCAAAAAAGTAATGGAGAAATGCCATCATTTAGTAAAATTTAAATCGGTGAAGAGTTTAAATGTTGCAGTGGCAGGAACCATCATTATGTACGACAGAAATTTACCGAAACCACGATCTTAA
- a CDS encoding DUF4386 domain-containing protein produces the protein MTTNQKTARIAGLLYLAVVLTGIFSLAYVPSKLIVWDDLATTYHNIKASESLFRLGIVAGLSCYLFFLFLVLQLYKLFEPVDNGWAKVMALLAILSVPIYFLNAQNQFNVLSLLTDNNLGLSLEQIKSQVMLNLNQYDNGMRIVHIFSGLWLFPFGYLVYKSRFLPKFFGILLMMGCFGYLINFLGNTLIADYSTLGISKYISMPATFGEIGICLWLLIFGIKQKQSGR, from the coding sequence ATGACGACAAACCAAAAAACAGCCCGAATTGCAGGTTTACTTTATTTAGCAGTAGTCCTGACCGGAATATTTAGTTTAGCCTATGTTCCTTCAAAATTGATTGTATGGGATGACTTAGCCACAACATATCATAACATCAAGGCATCAGAATCGCTTTTCAGACTTGGAATTGTAGCCGGATTATCCTGCTATCTTTTCTTCCTTTTCTTAGTACTGCAACTTTACAAACTATTCGAACCTGTCGACAATGGTTGGGCAAAAGTGATGGCACTATTAGCTATTCTAAGCGTACCTATTTATTTTTTGAATGCTCAAAATCAATTCAATGTGCTTTCTCTACTAACAGATAACAATCTTGGTTTATCATTGGAGCAAATCAAATCGCAGGTTATGTTAAATCTCAATCAATACGATAACGGCATGCGAATAGTACATATCTTTTCAGGACTTTGGTTATTTCCTTTTGGTTATCTGGTTTACAAGTCCCGTTTTTTGCCCAAATTTTTCGGCATTTTACTGATGATGGGATGTTTTGGGTATCTGATCAACTTTTTAGGCAACACTTTAATTGCAGATTATTCAACTCTTGGAATTTCTAAATACATCAGCATGCCTGCCACATTTGGAGAAATTGGAATTTGTTTGTGGCTATTAATTTTCGGTATAAAACAGAAACAATCCGGGAGATGA
- a CDS encoding DUF2975 domain-containing protein translates to MEIKISTTTILKVLHVLSWIIFVGLCIEAGGILTKTIATLTLDPADAAKFWRSIDLTEVYQFNQSRYITLSSVIIIVALLKAILFYCIIKIFMNKDLNFSAPFNNLFRNFILTLAYLSFGIGFFSSWGIELVKVLSDSGLKLQNIQQLQIAGADVWLFMGVILLVVAYIFKKGIELQEENELTI, encoded by the coding sequence ATGGAAATTAAAATTAGTACCACAACCATTCTGAAAGTACTACACGTGCTTTCGTGGATTATTTTTGTTGGATTATGTATCGAAGCCGGAGGAATACTTACCAAAACAATTGCTACGCTAACACTGGATCCTGCTGATGCCGCCAAATTTTGGAGATCGATTGATTTAACTGAAGTGTATCAGTTCAATCAGAGCCGATACATCACCCTTAGCAGTGTTATCATTATTGTTGCTTTATTAAAAGCAATATTGTTCTACTGCATTATAAAAATTTTCATGAACAAGGACCTCAACTTTTCGGCGCCCTTCAATAACCTGTTCAGAAATTTTATTCTTACACTGGCTTATTTATCCTTTGGCATTGGTTTCTTTTCTTCCTGGGGAATAGAATTGGTAAAGGTTTTGTCCGATAGCGGTCTTAAACTACAAAACATTCAACAATTGCAAATTGCCGGTGCAGATGTCTGGTTGTTTATGGGGGTAATATTGCTTGTTGTTGCTTATATCTTCAAAAAAGGAATCGAATTACAAGAAGAAAACGAATTAACAATATAA
- a CDS encoding helix-turn-helix domain-containing protein, whose translation MAIIVNLDVMMAKRKMSLNELSEKVDLTLSNLSILKTGKAKAIRFSTLEAICKVLDCQPGDILEFKE comes from the coding sequence ATGGCAATCATTGTAAACCTCGATGTGATGATGGCAAAACGAAAAATGTCATTGAATGAACTTTCCGAGAAAGTAGACCTAACCTTATCCAATCTTTCGATATTGAAAACCGGAAAAGCAAAAGCCATAAGATTCAGCACCTTAGAAGCCATTTGTAAAGTACTGGATTGCCAGCCAGGGGATATCCTTGAGTTTAAAGAATAA
- a CDS encoding HYC_CC_PP family protein yields the protein MRKALLLLLSVFYLVLSSGFTTITHFCKGVPQETNLFGDIPVGKVCPKCVAKKQQKNKDCCKHKAQFHKATEKLQQTAPGDLVPKFFGIAVPFHFYETVFNSYTSKEKKTEYSFFPFIPIRNNPLYIFYCVYRI from the coding sequence ATGAGAAAAGCACTTCTACTACTTCTTTCTGTTTTTTATCTGGTACTGTCGTCAGGCTTTACCACGATAACTCATTTTTGCAAAGGTGTACCACAAGAAACCAATCTGTTTGGTGATATTCCGGTTGGTAAAGTTTGCCCAAAATGTGTGGCGAAAAAACAACAAAAAAACAAAGACTGCTGTAAACATAAAGCACAGTTTCATAAAGCGACCGAAAAGCTACAACAAACAGCTCCCGGTGACTTAGTTCCTAAATTCTTTGGAATTGCAGTACCTTTTCATTTTTACGAAACTGTTTTCAACTCTTATACTTCTAAGGAAAAGAAAACCGAATATTCTTTTTTCCCCTTTATTCCTATTCGGAATAATCCCCTTTATATTTTCTACTGCGTTTACCGTATTTGA
- a CDS encoding TolC family protein, protein MKMQYFALAMFCMVSGNLWAQTVTLSNALERSIQNFEKIKAKEAILNASKENTTYQKSQYLPDFTLMAQQSYGTINAQNGPLYSYGGLGSAATSMPLQDQNWNAAFGSLYLANINWNLFTFGKIKTQVAIAKADENVAQKDLVQVKFQHQVKVGAAYLNLLAAQRIKFVQDKNLERAQVVETTTKSRAESGLIPEVDYSLAKAEVANAKSAVIKAYDMELDHSKSLAVMLGEEYQVYQLDSVFTTKTPVILSEAVTETSQHPILEWRKSDILKNEQQEKLQSALALPNLSAFGVMQGRGSGFDWNYVQDNTAFSKSYADGVGIDRSNYIVGINLSWNLTNIYRQSSKKREQKFVTQSLQNEYEYMNQELIAQQKLANDKLKNAFENFKETKTQVIAATDAYRQHTALYDNGLTTIVDLTQSFYTLNRAEIDYEIAQNNIWQALWIKAAATGNLNILLNAIH, encoded by the coding sequence ATGAAAATGCAATATTTTGCGTTGGCTATGTTCTGTATGGTTTCCGGAAATCTCTGGGCACAAACGGTAACATTATCCAATGCTCTTGAACGCTCTATTCAAAATTTTGAAAAAATAAAAGCCAAAGAAGCCATCCTCAATGCTTCGAAAGAGAACACTACCTATCAAAAAAGCCAGTACCTACCTGACTTCACCTTAATGGCACAACAAAGTTATGGTACGATCAATGCGCAAAACGGTCCTTTGTACAGTTATGGCGGACTGGGCAGTGCTGCGACCTCAATGCCCTTACAAGATCAAAACTGGAATGCCGCTTTTGGGTCCTTGTATCTGGCCAATATCAATTGGAATCTTTTCACTTTTGGCAAAATTAAAACACAGGTTGCCATTGCCAAAGCTGACGAAAATGTAGCCCAAAAAGATCTGGTACAAGTAAAATTTCAACATCAGGTAAAAGTAGGTGCTGCGTATCTGAACTTACTTGCTGCTCAGCGCATTAAATTTGTGCAGGACAAAAATCTGGAACGTGCCCAAGTGGTGGAAACTACAACCAAAAGCCGTGCAGAGAGCGGTTTGATTCCGGAGGTCGATTATTCTTTAGCAAAAGCCGAAGTAGCCAATGCTAAATCGGCTGTGATAAAAGCTTATGATATGGAACTGGATCATTCTAAATCACTTGCTGTAATGTTGGGTGAAGAATATCAGGTGTATCAACTCGATAGCGTGTTTACTACTAAAACACCTGTTATTCTTTCGGAAGCTGTAACAGAAACAAGTCAACATCCTATACTGGAATGGCGAAAAAGTGATATTCTGAAAAATGAGCAGCAGGAAAAATTACAGTCTGCACTGGCTTTACCAAACCTATCTGCTTTTGGAGTCATGCAGGGACGCGGTTCGGGTTTTGACTGGAATTATGTACAGGACAATACTGCTTTCTCAAAATCGTATGCCGATGGTGTTGGAATCGATCGCAGCAATTATATCGTTGGAATCAATTTAAGTTGGAATCTAACCAATATCTATCGTCAATCTTCTAAAAAGCGGGAACAAAAATTTGTTACCCAATCGCTTCAAAACGAATATGAATACATGAATCAGGAATTGATTGCCCAGCAAAAACTTGCGAATGACAAACTGAAAAATGCTTTTGAGAATTTTAAAGAAACCAAAACACAGGTAATCGCTGCTACCGACGCTTATCGTCAACACACTGCTTTGTATGATAACGGCCTTACCACTATTGTTGATTTAACACAATCTTTCTACACCCTTAACCGTGCAGAGATTGATTATGAAATTGCCCAAAACAACATTTGGCAAGCCTTATGGATTAAAGCTGCTGCCACAGGCAATCTAAACATTTTACTCAACGCGATACACTAA